In Asanoa sp. WMMD1127, one genomic interval encodes:
- a CDS encoding enoyl-CoA hydratase-related protein — protein sequence MDLANLKHVTWRLDGAVGVATLNRPDRLNAIDTATIAELDRVVAAVAGDPEIRALVITGEGRGFCAGADVKDWDEGTSSKPDEESWPALMHKLMARLYWLPKPVVAAVNGVAVGAGCDLTLVCDFRVASTKARFGEVYIKLGFAPDAGGSFLLPRIIGETRAAEMIYTGRIIDAAEADRIGLVSRVVEPDELLGAAMELAGALAAGPTVAIGLAKQNIRANALVGFEQALRNELRAGDICGRTEDHVEGLRATIEKRPAHYVGR from the coding sequence ATGGACCTGGCCAACCTCAAGCACGTCACGTGGCGCCTCGACGGAGCGGTGGGCGTCGCCACCCTCAACCGGCCGGACCGGCTCAACGCGATCGACACCGCCACCATCGCGGAGCTCGACCGCGTGGTGGCCGCGGTGGCCGGCGACCCGGAGATCCGGGCGCTGGTCATCACCGGCGAGGGCCGCGGCTTCTGCGCGGGCGCCGACGTCAAGGACTGGGACGAGGGCACCAGCAGCAAGCCCGACGAGGAGAGCTGGCCGGCGCTCATGCACAAGCTGATGGCCCGCCTCTACTGGCTGCCCAAGCCGGTCGTGGCCGCCGTCAACGGCGTCGCCGTCGGCGCCGGCTGCGACCTGACGCTGGTCTGCGACTTCCGCGTCGCCTCGACCAAGGCCCGGTTCGGCGAGGTCTACATCAAGCTCGGCTTCGCGCCGGACGCCGGCGGCTCGTTCCTGCTGCCCCGGATCATCGGCGAGACCCGGGCCGCCGAGATGATCTACACAGGTCGGATCATCGACGCCGCCGAGGCCGACCGGATCGGGCTGGTCAGCCGGGTCGTCGAGCCCGACGAGCTGCTCGGCGCGGCGATGGAGCTGGCCGGCGCCCTGGCCGCCGGCCCGACCGTGGCGATCGGGCTGGCCAAGCAGAACATCCGGGCCAACGCGCTGGTGGGATTCGAGCAGGCGCTGCGCAACGAGCTGCGGGCCGGCGACATCTGCGGCCGCACCGAGGACCACGTCGAAGGCCTGCGGGCCACCATCGAGAAGCGCCCGGCGCACTACGTGGGGCGCTAG
- a CDS encoding ABC transporter ATP-binding protein — translation MSGSIGGQVVFTGIDKYFGDFPAVVDLNLTIQSGEFFTLLGPSGSGKTTTLRMLAGLEAASAGEITIDGRSVTNVVPEKRNVGLVFQNYALFPHMTVTDNIRFPLSMRRTPKAEMPGKVQRVLEMTQLEDFRGRYPRELSGGQQQRVALARAFVYDPSILLMDEPLGALDRNLRDRLRLELKSLQQRIGATVLYVTHDQDEALALSDRVGVMHKGRLQQVASPVEMYERPVNSFVAQFLGDSVCLPAARVERGAHSVLDVEGLGKVVVDKANDMADTDQGVLVVRPEKFRVAAAEPDATDLNRIPGVVEASVYLGSVVHLYIRADSGARVQVHAPAGDARVEAGARRWLTWSPTDSLFLPVVT, via the coding sequence GTGAGCGGCAGCATCGGCGGCCAGGTCGTCTTCACCGGCATCGACAAGTACTTCGGGGACTTCCCGGCGGTGGTCGACCTCAACCTCACCATCCAGAGTGGAGAGTTTTTCACCCTGCTCGGGCCGAGTGGCTCGGGCAAGACGACCACGCTGCGGATGCTGGCCGGCCTGGAGGCGGCCAGCGCCGGCGAGATCACCATCGACGGCCGGTCGGTCACCAACGTCGTGCCCGAGAAGCGCAACGTGGGCCTGGTCTTCCAGAACTACGCGCTGTTCCCGCACATGACCGTCACCGACAACATCCGCTTCCCGCTGTCGATGCGCCGCACGCCCAAGGCCGAGATGCCCGGCAAGGTGCAGCGCGTGCTGGAGATGACGCAGCTCGAGGACTTCCGCGGCCGTTACCCGCGGGAGCTGTCCGGCGGCCAGCAGCAGCGGGTCGCGCTGGCCCGGGCGTTCGTCTACGACCCGAGCATCCTGCTGATGGACGAGCCGCTCGGTGCGCTCGACCGCAACCTGCGCGACCGGCTGCGGCTGGAGCTCAAGTCCCTCCAGCAGCGGATCGGCGCGACCGTCCTCTATGTCACCCACGACCAGGACGAGGCGCTCGCGCTCTCCGACCGGGTCGGCGTGATGCACAAGGGTCGCCTGCAGCAGGTGGCCTCACCCGTCGAAATGTACGAGCGGCCGGTCAACTCCTTCGTCGCCCAGTTCCTCGGCGACTCCGTGTGCCTGCCGGCCGCCCGGGTCGAGCGCGGCGCGCACAGCGTGCTCGACGTCGAGGGCCTCGGCAAGGTGGTCGTCGACAAGGCCAACGACATGGCCGACACGGATCAGGGGGTGCTGGTCGTGCGCCCGGAGAAGTTCCGGGTCGCGGCCGCCGAGCCGGACGCGACCGACCTCAACCGGATCCCGGGCGTCGTCGAGGCCAGTGTCTACCTCGGATCCGTGGTGCACCTCTACATCCGGGCCGACTCCGGCGCCCGCGTCCAGGTGCACGCCCCGGCCGGTGACGCCCGCGTCGAGGCCGGCGCCCGCCGGTGGCTGACCTGGTCCCCGACCGACTCCCTGTTCTTGCCCGTAGTGACCTGA
- a CDS encoding ABC transporter permease, whose protein sequence is MTIRRRRAKLPRTPLERTLGWAFRILVWAVFAFLVVPIAIVVAESFNGVAYLSFPLEGVSLKFYRAFFSDSSWVHATVTSARIALMAAILATLIGSMAAWALARSKMRGRGLIFALMLSPMIVPLIVLAMSYYFFFAKLQLIGNEFAIAAAYAVMGIPMVLVAVSGALQHFDPELENAARTLGAGPVRTLWKITLPRLASAIGAGAIFAFVAAFDEAVVILFVAGSDAITLPRKLWDSVRYDLDPTLAVAGTVLIVVSVGLFLLVEVAGSVRARRRRRALAADGEPALGRSGKDLS, encoded by the coding sequence ATGACGATCAGACGCCGGCGGGCGAAGCTGCCGCGCACTCCGCTGGAGCGCACGCTCGGCTGGGCCTTCCGGATCCTGGTCTGGGCGGTGTTCGCCTTCCTCGTCGTGCCGATCGCGATCGTGGTCGCGGAGTCCTTCAACGGCGTCGCCTACCTGAGCTTCCCGCTCGAGGGCGTCTCGCTGAAGTTCTACCGCGCGTTCTTCAGCGACAGCAGTTGGGTGCACGCGACGGTCACCAGTGCCCGGATCGCGCTGATGGCGGCCATCCTGGCCACGCTGATCGGCTCGATGGCGGCCTGGGCGCTGGCCCGCTCGAAGATGCGCGGCCGCGGCCTGATCTTCGCGCTCATGCTGTCGCCGATGATCGTGCCGCTGATCGTGCTGGCGATGAGCTACTACTTCTTCTTCGCCAAGCTCCAGTTGATCGGCAACGAGTTCGCCATCGCGGCCGCGTACGCCGTGATGGGCATCCCCATGGTGCTCGTCGCGGTCTCCGGCGCGCTGCAGCACTTCGATCCGGAGCTGGAGAACGCGGCCCGGACCCTCGGCGCCGGCCCGGTGCGGACCCTGTGGAAGATCACCCTGCCCCGGCTGGCCAGCGCGATCGGGGCGGGCGCCATCTTCGCCTTCGTGGCCGCGTTCGACGAGGCGGTGGTCATCCTCTTCGTCGCCGGCAGTGACGCGATCACGTTGCCCCGCAAGCTCTGGGACAGCGTGCGCTACGACCTCGACCCGACCCTGGCCGTCGCCGGCACCGTGCTGATCGTGGTGTCCGTCGGGCTCTTCCTGCTCGTCGAGGTGGCCGGGTCCGTGCGGGCCCGGCGCCGCCGGCGCGCGTTGGCCGCCGACGGCGAACCGGCCCTCGGCAGAAGCGGAAAGGACCTCTCGTGA
- a CDS encoding ABC transporter permease — protein MTFLYAVPLGRVLVQSFTDPVPGIGNFTAAFQDPVMLKVLWITTRISIEVAVVTLLLGFPVAVYMSGLPPRKARIVALFVIIPFWTSVLVRSFAWIVLLGDNGLVAKLLSPFTGNTTGLLYSEGAVVVAMVHVLLPFLVLTVKGTLDQIDPTLLRAARTLGAGPVRAFVRVYLPLALPGMASGTLLVFIMALGYYITPALVGGPGETTFAMLIEQKVNTTFEWGMAASMATILLVLSVGLYLLVRRFTRVEGLVGRV, from the coding sequence ATGACATTCCTGTACGCGGTGCCGCTGGGCCGGGTCCTCGTGCAGTCGTTCACCGACCCGGTGCCGGGCATCGGCAACTTCACCGCCGCCTTCCAGGACCCGGTGATGCTCAAGGTCCTGTGGATCACGACGCGGATCTCCATCGAGGTCGCCGTGGTCACGCTGCTCCTCGGCTTCCCGGTGGCGGTCTACATGAGCGGCCTGCCACCGCGGAAGGCCCGGATCGTCGCGTTGTTCGTGATCATCCCGTTCTGGACCAGCGTGCTGGTCCGGTCGTTCGCCTGGATCGTCCTGCTGGGCGACAACGGCCTGGTGGCCAAGCTGCTCTCGCCGTTCACGGGCAACACGACCGGCCTGCTCTACAGCGAGGGCGCGGTGGTCGTGGCGATGGTGCACGTGCTGCTGCCGTTCCTCGTGCTGACCGTCAAGGGCACGCTCGACCAGATCGACCCGACCCTGCTGCGGGCCGCCCGCACGCTCGGCGCCGGGCCGGTGCGCGCGTTCGTGCGGGTCTACCTGCCGCTCGCGCTGCCCGGCATGGCCAGCGGAACGCTGCTGGTGTTCATCATGGCGCTCGGCTACTACATCACGCCGGCGCTGGTCGGCGGGCCCGGCGAGACGACGTTCGCGATGCTCATCGAGCAGAAGGTCAACACGACGTTCGAGTGGGGCATGGCGGCGTCGATGGCGACGATCCTGCTGGTCCTCTCGGTCGGCCTCTACCTGCTGGTGCGCCGCTTCACCCGCGTCGAAGGGCTGGTGGGACGGGTATGA
- a CDS encoding helix-turn-helix domain-containing protein, with protein sequence MPTTATTSALADQLRAAAPQIANELGHRASRAAALDPGGVARPREPFDLAMLVVELCSAALEDDADVRDYVRSRVDSWESSGARLALQGVPVTETIEWLRCLEHVISDRVLSCDGLDMVRARTALGRITALFDALCDRELRSYTSTYDDLSNWYSRVGTDLVTCLASGGPVEPHTVNGQARVLGIDPHQPFRAVTVYHDGDPSPAHWARVRQRVLDLLSRYDPKRESVLRDRPGMLLAIVPVDRPGPALPEVLNRLLADEELAATLFVSIGEQVDSLPLAGRSCRQSLSALEIGIYRAQRGKVVQCTEVILEVLLAHNAWVSNRIVTTRLSPLLEKPHLVDTLRAYISAEMSLQRTAELLVVHPNTVAYRLRQIATLTGRDMRKLTDMADLVVGLTALDVIEMRQDSGPDRVDLRAKLLG encoded by the coding sequence ATGCCGACCACCGCGACCACGTCCGCCCTCGCCGACCAGCTCCGTGCCGCCGCCCCGCAGATAGCCAACGAGCTGGGCCATCGGGCCTCCCGGGCGGCCGCGCTCGACCCCGGGGGAGTGGCCCGTCCGCGGGAGCCGTTCGACCTGGCGATGCTGGTCGTCGAGCTGTGCAGCGCCGCGCTGGAGGACGACGCCGACGTGCGGGACTACGTCAGGTCACGGGTCGACTCCTGGGAGTCGAGCGGCGCACGGCTGGCGCTGCAGGGCGTGCCGGTCACCGAGACGATCGAGTGGCTGCGCTGCCTCGAGCACGTGATCAGCGACCGGGTGCTGTCCTGCGACGGCCTCGACATGGTGCGGGCCCGCACGGCGCTCGGCCGGATCACCGCGCTCTTCGACGCGCTCTGCGACCGGGAGCTGCGCTCCTACACGTCGACCTACGACGACCTGTCCAACTGGTACTCGCGGGTCGGCACCGACCTGGTCACCTGCCTGGCCTCGGGCGGTCCCGTGGAGCCGCACACCGTCAACGGCCAGGCGCGGGTGCTCGGCATCGACCCGCACCAGCCGTTCCGCGCGGTCACGGTCTACCACGACGGCGACCCGTCCCCGGCCCACTGGGCCCGCGTCCGGCAGCGGGTGCTCGACCTGCTGTCCCGCTACGACCCCAAGCGCGAGTCGGTGCTCCGCGACCGGCCCGGCATGCTGCTGGCCATCGTGCCCGTCGACCGGCCCGGGCCCGCGCTGCCCGAGGTGCTCAACCGGCTGCTGGCCGACGAGGAGCTGGCCGCGACGCTGTTCGTCTCGATCGGCGAGCAGGTCGACTCGCTCCCGCTGGCCGGGCGCAGCTGCCGGCAGTCACTGTCCGCATTGGAGATCGGCATCTACCGCGCCCAGCGCGGCAAGGTGGTGCAGTGCACCGAGGTGATCCTCGAGGTGTTGCTGGCCCACAACGCCTGGGTCTCCAACCGGATCGTCACCACCCGGCTGTCGCCGCTGCTGGAGAAGCCGCACCTGGTCGACACGCTGCGGGCCTACATCAGTGCCGAGATGTCGTTGCAGCGCACCGCCGAGCTGCTCGTCGTGCACCCCAACACGGTCGCCTACCGGCTGCGCCAGATCGCCACCCTGACCGGGCGCGACATGCGCAAGCTGACCGACATGGCCGACCTGGTCGTGGGCCTGACCGCGCTCGACGTCATCGAGATGCGCCAGGACTCCGGCCCGGACCGGGTCGACCTGCGCGCCAAGCTGCTCGGCTGA
- a CDS encoding aldehyde dehydrogenase family protein encodes MNDRSIFVNGEWVAAHGRELIPVIDPSTEQCVATVPECSTEDVDDAVRAAWLARPALRALTVDDRVASLRRLADELERRAGDLADRISLEMGMPRHLCGPYQVASAIGVLRTTADELPTVAFRERIGHSWVVREPVGVVVAITPWNYPLLQTTSKIGPALAAGCPVVLKPSELAPLDAYLLAEAVAAAGLPPGAVNVVMGTGPHVGESLARHPQVAMVSLTGSTRAGRRVAQVAAASVKRVALELGGKSPSVVLADADLAAAVRHTVDSVLVNSGQTCTALTRLVVPYQRLGEVEELVSAAMAGYRVGPAAEPTSDLGPVANAAQLQRVREHVERAEVDGARPLWAYPGDRLPEKGFFAAPAAFVIPDPTIDLARSEVFGPVLSVIPYVDEDDAVAIANATDYGLAATVWSADEEHALRVAERIESGTVDLNGAPFNGRAPFGGYKQSGRGRELGRFGIEEFTELKSIQTGVGG; translated from the coding sequence ATGAACGATCGAAGCATCTTCGTCAACGGTGAGTGGGTCGCGGCACACGGCCGCGAGCTGATCCCGGTGATCGATCCGAGCACCGAGCAGTGCGTGGCCACCGTGCCGGAGTGCAGCACCGAGGACGTCGACGACGCGGTGCGGGCCGCCTGGCTGGCCCGGCCGGCGTTGCGGGCGCTCACAGTGGACGATCGGGTCGCGTCGCTGCGCCGCCTCGCCGACGAGCTGGAGCGCCGGGCCGGCGACCTGGCCGACCGGATCTCGCTGGAGATGGGGATGCCGCGGCACCTGTGCGGGCCCTACCAGGTGGCCTCGGCCATCGGGGTGCTCCGCACGACGGCCGACGAGCTGCCCACCGTGGCCTTCCGGGAACGGATCGGGCACTCGTGGGTCGTGCGCGAGCCGGTCGGGGTGGTCGTGGCGATCACGCCGTGGAACTACCCGCTGCTGCAGACGACCTCGAAGATCGGGCCCGCGCTGGCCGCCGGCTGCCCGGTCGTGCTCAAGCCCAGCGAGCTCGCGCCGCTGGACGCCTACCTGCTCGCCGAGGCGGTCGCGGCGGCCGGCCTGCCGCCCGGCGCGGTCAACGTGGTGATGGGCACCGGGCCGCACGTGGGCGAGAGCCTGGCGCGGCACCCGCAGGTGGCCATGGTGTCGTTGACCGGGTCGACCCGGGCCGGGCGGCGCGTGGCCCAGGTCGCCGCCGCGTCGGTCAAGCGGGTCGCGCTGGAGCTGGGCGGCAAGAGCCCGTCGGTCGTGCTCGCCGACGCCGACCTGGCCGCCGCGGTGCGGCACACCGTCGACTCGGTGCTGGTCAACAGTGGACAGACGTGCACGGCGCTGACCCGGCTCGTGGTGCCCTATCAGCGGTTGGGCGAGGTGGAGGAGCTGGTGTCGGCGGCGATGGCCGGCTACCGGGTCGGTCCCGCGGCCGAGCCGACGTCCGACCTCGGGCCGGTGGCCAACGCCGCGCAGCTGCAGCGGGTGCGGGAGCACGTCGAGCGGGCCGAGGTCGACGGGGCGCGGCCGCTCTGGGCGTACCCGGGGGATCGCCTGCCGGAAAAGGGTTTCTTCGCCGCGCCCGCCGCGTTCGTCATCCCCGACCCGACCATCGACCTGGCCCGCTCCGAGGTCTTCGGGCCCGTGCTCAGCGTGATCCCCTATGTCGACGAGGACGACGCGGTCGCGATCGCCAACGCCACCGACTACGGGCTGGCCGCGACGGTGTGGTCCGCCGACGAGGAGCACGCCCTGCGGGTGGCGGAGCGGATCGAGAGCGGGACGGTCGACCTCAACGGCGCGCCGTTCAACGGCCGGGCGCCGTTCGGCGGTTACAAGCAGTCGGGCCGCGGGCGGGAGCTCGGCCGGTTCGGCATCGAGGAGTTCACCGAGCTCAAGTCCATCCAGACGGGGGTAGGCGGATGA
- a CDS encoding thiamine pyrophosphate-binding protein, producing the protein MTGFTGGDAVVEALRALGVDRVFVVASVHNLPILNALHRDGGIAVVNVRHEQAAVHGADGYARVTGRLGVAITSTGPGAANAMGGLFEAGFASSPVLMLTGQVETGFYGKGRGYLHEAERQLEMLRSVTRQAWSVRRAADIAEVVVAAGREALTGRPQPTAVEIPVDLQYAETPRTGVVAAPVPRAAPDPARVAAAAALLAGARRPLVWAGGGVNHAGAADALRAFVERLGIPVVTSTEGRGALPEDHPLCLGSLATYKPLRAHVERADAVLVVGSRFQMYPTGFWRLRLPPALVHLDADPTVIGRSYPARVALVADARDGLAALDAALPTGAVEPGWADEGRAAADATVARARERLGPDHRGIMDAIRRHLPRDGVVVRDSTVPAYVWGDSLLPILSSRTSLRPVSSAIGPGLPLAIGAAAGAGERTVVIHGDGGIMLTIGELSTLAQTGLPVTVCVFNDRGYGILRGIEAATFAGAQHDVDLATPDFAALAEAMGVPAEKVSDAAGFEKAFAASVARPGPALIEVDLLALAPMDYPIGGHENVA; encoded by the coding sequence ATGACCGGCTTCACCGGTGGCGACGCGGTCGTCGAGGCGCTGCGGGCGCTGGGCGTCGACCGGGTGTTCGTCGTGGCCAGCGTGCACAACCTGCCGATCCTCAACGCGCTGCACCGCGACGGCGGCATCGCCGTGGTCAACGTGCGGCACGAGCAGGCGGCGGTGCACGGCGCCGACGGGTACGCCCGGGTCACCGGCCGACTCGGCGTCGCGATCACCTCGACCGGGCCGGGCGCGGCCAACGCGATGGGCGGGCTGTTCGAGGCCGGCTTCGCGTCGTCGCCGGTGCTGATGCTGACCGGCCAGGTGGAGACCGGGTTCTACGGCAAGGGGCGCGGCTATCTGCACGAGGCCGAGCGGCAGCTGGAGATGCTGCGCTCGGTGACCCGCCAGGCCTGGTCGGTGCGGCGGGCGGCCGACATCGCCGAGGTCGTGGTGGCGGCGGGGCGGGAGGCGTTGACCGGGCGGCCGCAGCCGACCGCGGTGGAGATCCCGGTCGACCTGCAGTACGCCGAGACGCCGCGGACCGGTGTCGTCGCGGCGCCCGTGCCGCGGGCCGCGCCCGATCCCGCGCGGGTGGCGGCCGCGGCCGCCCTGCTGGCCGGGGCGCGGCGGCCGTTGGTCTGGGCCGGCGGCGGGGTCAACCACGCCGGCGCGGCGGACGCGTTGCGGGCGTTCGTCGAGCGGCTCGGCATCCCGGTGGTCACCTCGACCGAGGGACGCGGCGCGCTGCCCGAGGACCATCCACTGTGCCTGGGCTCCCTGGCCACCTACAAGCCCCTGCGGGCCCATGTCGAGCGGGCCGACGCCGTGCTCGTCGTGGGCAGCCGGTTCCAGATGTATCCCACCGGCTTCTGGCGCCTGCGCCTGCCGCCCGCGCTGGTGCACCTCGACGCCGACCCGACCGTGATCGGCCGGAGCTACCCGGCGCGGGTGGCGCTGGTCGCCGACGCCCGCGACGGCCTCGCCGCCCTCGACGCGGCCCTGCCCACCGGCGCGGTCGAGCCGGGCTGGGCCGACGAGGGTCGCGCGGCGGCCGACGCCACCGTCGCCCGCGCCCGCGAGCGGCTCGGCCCGGACCACCGCGGCATCATGGACGCGATCCGCCGCCACCTGCCCCGCGACGGCGTGGTGGTGCGGGACTCGACCGTTCCCGCGTACGTCTGGGGCGACAGTCTCCTCCCCATCCTCTCCTCGCGGACCTCGCTGCGCCCGGTGTCGTCGGCGATCGGCCCCGGCCTGCCGCTGGCCATCGGCGCCGCCGCGGGCGCCGGAGAGCGGACGGTGGTCATCCACGGCGACGGCGGGATCATGCTCACGATCGGTGAGCTGTCGACGCTCGCCCAGACCGGCCTGCCGGTGACGGTGTGCGTGTTCAACGACCGCGGCTACGGCATCCTGCGTGGCATCGAGGCGGCCACGTTCGCCGGGGCCCAGCACGACGTCGACCTGGCGACGCCGGACTTCGCCGCACTCGCGGAGGCGATGGGCGTGCCGGCCGAGAAGGTGTCGGACGCGGCGGGCTTCGAGAAGGCGTTCGCGGCGTCGGTGGCGCGGCCCGGGCCGGCGCTGATCGAGGTCGACCTGCTCGCCCTCGCGCCGATGGATTATCCGATCGGCGGGCACGAGAACGTCGCCTGA
- a CDS encoding nitroreductase family protein: METLDAIRARRNVRDYTADPVSDEDLSRIAEAGWRAPSASNRQHWDFVVVTDRGQLAELATVWQSASHIARAAAAIALVVPRPADDRQAALDQYDLGQATYAMMLAATDLGIGTGHSSVGDHDKARALLGVPATHDVAYLLGVGYPADRPLRPVARPNRRPFDEVVHRGRW, translated from the coding sequence ATGGAAACGTTGGACGCGATCCGGGCCAGGCGCAACGTCCGCGACTACACGGCCGACCCGGTGTCCGATGAGGATCTGAGTCGCATCGCGGAGGCCGGATGGCGGGCGCCGTCGGCGTCCAACCGCCAACATTGGGACTTCGTCGTCGTCACCGACCGGGGGCAGCTGGCCGAGCTGGCCACCGTGTGGCAGTCGGCCAGTCACATCGCCCGGGCGGCGGCCGCCATCGCGCTGGTCGTGCCCCGGCCGGCCGACGACCGGCAGGCGGCGCTCGACCAGTACGACCTGGGCCAGGCCACCTACGCCATGATGCTCGCCGCGACCGACCTCGGCATCGGCACCGGCCACTCGTCGGTCGGCGACCATGACAAGGCCCGCGCTCTGCTCGGCGTGCCGGCGACCCACGACGTGGCCTACCTGCTCGGCGTCGGCTATCCGGCCGACCGGCCGCTGCGGCCCGTCGCCCGCCCCAACCGCCGCCCGTTCGACGAGGTCGTCCACCGCGGCCGCTGGTGA
- a CDS encoding VOC family protein, producing the protein MMPPAVLDHVSIAVSRARPAWPLLRAQLGGEWAISGDAPGFRFSTLRYANGMCLELLEPHRTDENPFVARFLDTGPGLHHLTFKVPDLLAAVEAATRAGYPCFGVRTVDPSWQEAFIHPKVAGGTLVQLAQAGPAPLPPPPDDLPPAGATTAALRAVAWQATDPARAVGLLRLLGGQVTGITGGAPTDVAFRGPGVRIRVCPPGAEPSPARLEFTGADPVTRVAYAGGAGIPFRDPYLGVDIVLT; encoded by the coding sequence ATGATGCCTCCCGCCGTACTCGATCATGTTTCGATCGCGGTTTCCCGGGCGCGGCCCGCCTGGCCGCTGTTGCGGGCGCAGCTCGGCGGCGAGTGGGCGATCAGCGGCGACGCACCGGGCTTCCGGTTCAGCACCCTGCGCTACGCCAACGGCATGTGCCTGGAGCTGCTCGAACCACATCGGACGGACGAGAACCCGTTCGTGGCGCGCTTTCTCGATACCGGGCCGGGCCTGCACCACCTGACGTTCAAGGTGCCCGACCTGCTGGCCGCGGTCGAGGCGGCGACCAGGGCGGGCTACCCCTGCTTCGGCGTGCGGACCGTCGACCCGTCGTGGCAGGAGGCGTTCATCCATCCCAAGGTGGCCGGCGGCACCCTCGTGCAGCTCGCCCAGGCCGGCCCCGCCCCGCTGCCACCGCCACCGGACGACCTGCCGCCCGCCGGCGCGACGACGGCGGCGCTGCGGGCCGTCGCCTGGCAGGCCACCGACCCCGCCCGGGCCGTGGGGCTGCTCCGGCTGCTCGGCGGCCAGGTCACCGGCATCACCGGCGGAGCACCGACCGACGTCGCGTTCCGCGGCCCCGGCGTGCGGATCCGGGTCTGCCCGCCCGGCGCCGAGCCGAGCCCCGCGCGGCTGGAGTTCACCGGCGCGGACCCGGTCACCCGGGTGGCCTACGCCGGCGGGGCCGGGATCCCGTTCCGGGACCCGTACCTCGGCGTCGACATCGTGCTGACGTGA
- a CDS encoding aldo/keto reductase, with the protein MEHRPLGRTGVSVSKLCLGTMMFGQWGTKDHDESVRIIHRALDAGVTFVDTADVYSQGESEVIVGKALKGRRDDVVLATKFFMPFDDDPNHRGGSRRWIMQAVENSLRRLGTDHIDLYQMHRYDPDVDLDETLGALTDLVRAGKVRYLGHSTFPASALVDAQYVARDRGRERFVTEQPTYSMLTRNIENEILPLTQRYGMGVLSYSPLSGGWLSGRYRKDGDSAGPTSAARPQVRFDMDTPGNQRKLDAADRLGRLADETGISLIEMAIAFVLRHPAITSTIIGPRTMAHLESQLAAADVALTTDVLDRIDEIVPPGVTLNPADNGWVSPSLQPAARRR; encoded by the coding sequence GTGGAACACCGTCCGCTCGGCCGCACCGGCGTCTCGGTCAGCAAGCTCTGCCTCGGCACCATGATGTTCGGGCAGTGGGGCACCAAGGACCACGACGAGAGTGTCCGGATCATCCACCGGGCGCTCGACGCGGGCGTCACCTTCGTCGACACCGCCGACGTCTACTCGCAGGGCGAGTCCGAGGTCATCGTCGGCAAGGCGCTCAAGGGCCGCCGTGACGACGTCGTGCTCGCCACGAAGTTCTTCATGCCGTTCGACGACGACCCGAACCACCGCGGTGGCTCCCGCCGCTGGATCATGCAAGCCGTCGAGAACTCGCTGCGCCGGCTCGGCACGGACCATATCGACCTCTACCAGATGCACCGGTACGACCCGGACGTCGACCTCGACGAGACCCTCGGCGCGCTGACCGACCTCGTCCGCGCCGGCAAGGTCCGCTACCTCGGGCACTCGACCTTCCCCGCCTCCGCGCTCGTCGACGCGCAATACGTCGCCCGCGACCGCGGCCGGGAGCGGTTCGTCACCGAGCAGCCCACCTACTCCATGCTCACCCGCAACATCGAGAACGAGATCCTGCCCCTGACCCAGCGGTACGGCATGGGCGTGCTCTCCTACAGCCCGCTGTCGGGTGGCTGGCTGTCCGGCCGCTACCGCAAGGACGGCGACAGCGCCGGCCCGACCTCGGCCGCCCGACCCCAGGTCCGCTTCGACATGGACACCCCGGGCAACCAGCGCAAGCTCGACGCCGCCGACCGGCTCGGCCGGCTCGCCGACGAGACCGGCATCAGCCTGATCGAGATGGCCATCGCGTTCGTCCTGCGCCACCCGGCGATCACCAGCACGATCATCGGCCCGCGCACGATGGCGCACCTGGAGTCACAGCTCGCCGCGGCCGACGTCGCGCTCACCACCGACGTGCTGGACCGCATCGACGAGATCGTGCCGCCCGGCGTCACCCTCAACCCCGCCGACAACGGCTGGGTCAGCCCGTCCCTGCAGCCGGCCGCGCGCCGCCGCTAG